Proteins encoded within one genomic window of Granulicella pectinivorans:
- the nuoL gene encoding NADH-quinone oxidoreductase subunit L — MPSQYLWLIPILPFTGFLLNGTLGRRLPRAAVTAIALLFTAIPAIIVAMLWQGALSTGQEAISKTYGTWIQAGAFHVDFTLAVDHLTLIMLGVVTGVGFLIHLYSAGYMAHEEGYWRFFAYLNLFMFFMSVLVLAESFLLLFVGWEGVGLASYLLIGFYFKKDSAANAGKKAFIVNRIGDFGFLLAMFLLIAHFGTLSFNGVFAAIAAQPALQGGFLTAIALCLVLGAAGKSAQIPLYVWLPDAMEGPTPVSALIHAATMVTAGIYMIARCHTLFDRSPLALTVVACIGAATALFAAIIGMVQHDIKRVLAYSTVSQLGYMFLACGVGAYGAGVFHLMTHAFFKALLFLSAGSVIHALSGEQDMRKMGGLWKKIPWTFGVMTVGVIAIAGIPPFAGFFSKDEILYRAFALQSNPALGHVLWAIGLLTAGMTSFYMFRLWFKTFFGKQSVEEHASHGHSHDAHHTHGVHESPWIMLFPLVVLAILSVIGGFVGVPAALGGHNELERFLEPVFSSAAPVATEVASHGLEIGLAAVSVATAALGFVIALFFYWMRPGTIGRAVGGTWAYELVKNKFYIDEIYNLAIVTPLLAITRLVLDLIVDRGVVNGSGQAAGLATEGLGSLTRRMQSGNIRSYAGWLALGAAAVIAVMVFGRFWIF, encoded by the coding sequence ATGCCCTCTCAGTACCTCTGGCTCATCCCGATCCTTCCCTTCACGGGCTTCCTGCTCAACGGAACCCTGGGCCGCCGCCTGCCCCGCGCCGCCGTCACCGCAATCGCGCTCCTCTTCACCGCGATCCCCGCGATCATTGTTGCCATGCTCTGGCAGGGTGCCCTCTCCACCGGGCAGGAGGCCATCTCGAAGACCTACGGTACCTGGATCCAGGCCGGCGCCTTCCACGTCGACTTCACCCTCGCCGTCGACCATCTGACGCTGATCATGCTCGGTGTCGTCACCGGCGTCGGCTTCCTCATCCATCTCTACTCCGCCGGCTACATGGCTCACGAAGAGGGATACTGGCGCTTCTTCGCCTACCTCAACCTCTTCATGTTCTTCATGTCGGTCCTGGTCCTGGCTGAGTCCTTCCTGCTCCTCTTCGTCGGCTGGGAGGGCGTCGGCCTCGCCTCCTACCTTCTCATCGGCTTCTACTTCAAGAAGGATTCCGCCGCCAACGCCGGCAAGAAGGCCTTTATCGTGAACCGCATCGGCGACTTCGGCTTCCTGCTCGCCATGTTCCTGCTGATCGCCCACTTCGGCACCCTGAGCTTCAACGGCGTCTTCGCCGCCATTGCCGCGCAGCCCGCCCTCCAGGGTGGCTTCCTCACCGCCATCGCCCTCTGCCTAGTTCTGGGAGCCGCCGGTAAATCCGCCCAGATTCCCCTCTACGTCTGGCTGCCTGACGCCATGGAAGGTCCCACGCCCGTCTCGGCCCTCATCCACGCGGCCACCATGGTCACGGCAGGCATTTACATGATCGCCCGCTGCCACACGCTCTTTGACCGCAGCCCGCTCGCGCTGACCGTCGTCGCCTGCATTGGAGCCGCCACGGCCCTCTTCGCCGCCATCATCGGTATGGTGCAGCACGACATCAAGCGCGTTCTCGCCTACTCCACCGTCTCCCAGCTCGGCTACATGTTCCTCGCCTGCGGCGTCGGAGCCTACGGCGCAGGTGTCTTCCACCTCATGACCCACGCCTTCTTCAAGGCGCTCCTCTTCCTTTCCGCAGGCTCCGTCATCCACGCCCTCTCCGGGGAGCAGGACATGCGCAAGATGGGCGGCCTCTGGAAGAAGATCCCCTGGACCTTCGGCGTCATGACCGTTGGCGTCATCGCCATCGCCGGCATCCCGCCCTTCGCCGGCTTCTTTTCCAAAGACGAGATCCTCTACCGGGCCTTCGCACTCCAATCGAACCCCGCCCTGGGCCACGTCCTCTGGGCCATCGGCCTCCTCACCGCCGGCATGACCAGCTTCTACATGTTCCGCCTCTGGTTCAAGACCTTCTTCGGCAAGCAGTCCGTCGAAGAGCATGCCTCCCACGGACACAGTCACGACGCCCACCATACCCACGGCGTCCATGAGTCGCCCTGGATCATGCTCTTTCCTCTCGTCGTCCTGGCCATCCTTTCGGTGATTGGCGGCTTTGTCGGCGTCCCCGCGGCCCTCGGCGGCCATAACGAGCTGGAGCGCTTCCTCGAGCCCGTCTTCTCCAGCGCTGCTCCCGTAGCCACCGAAGTTGCGAGCCACGGCCTCGAGATCGGTCTCGCCGCCGTCTCCGTCGCCACCGCAGCACTCGGCTTCGTCATCGCTCTCTTCTTCTACTGGATGCGCCCCGGCACCATCGGCCGCGCCGTCGGCGGCACCTGGGCCTACGAGCTCGTCAAGAACAAGTTCTACATCGACGAGATCTACAACCTCGCCATCGTCACGCCTCTGCTCGCCATCACCCGCCTTGTCCTCGACCTCATCGTCGATCGCGGCGTTGTCAACGGCTCCGGCCAGGCCGCCGGCCTGGCCACCGAGGGTCTCGGTTCCCTCACCCGCCGCATGCAGTCCGGCAACATTCGTTCCTATGCTGGCTGGCTCGCTCTTGGTGCCGCCGCCGTCATCGCGGTCATGGTCTTCGGCCGTTTCTGGATCTTCTAA
- a CDS encoding LPXTG cell wall anchor domain-containing protein, giving the protein MHPTMDSVLGLIAGILVGLGIVAYSRRKRNQ; this is encoded by the coding sequence ATGCACCCGACCATGGACTCCGTTCTCGGACTCATCGCCGGCATCCTCGTCGGACTCGGAATCGTCGCCTACTCCAGGCGCAAGAGGAATCAGTAA
- the nuoH gene encoding NADH-quinone oxidoreductase subunit NuoH, with product MTPQVPFLTFLIITVVKLLVVFVITLTAVAYTVLLERKIIGRMQNRWGPSRTGPFGLLQPLADGIKLFLKEDMMPLAVARPLFIIAPMIALVCAMVSISVVPFGALTLVKGVDIFQVANVNIALLVILGITSIGVYGIALSGWSSNNKFALLGSLRATSQMISYELALGLSLVGVVLRSGSLNLRDIVDSQAAHGALSWNVFGGFQIVAFFIYLISAYAEANRSPFDLPEAESELVAGYHTEYSSMKFAMFFMAEYANMITISCVATLLFFGGASSPFGHLFPAFGGIYVQAALSVFWFVFKIFSFLFLFIWVRSTLPRFRYDQLMSFGWKFLMPVAMANIIVTSLVMALKAR from the coding sequence TTGACTCCACAAGTACCTTTTCTCACGTTCCTCATCATCACCGTAGTCAAGCTCCTCGTGGTCTTCGTCATCACGTTGACTGCGGTTGCCTATACGGTGCTGCTTGAGCGCAAGATCATCGGCCGCATGCAGAACCGCTGGGGCCCCTCCCGTACCGGCCCCTTCGGCCTCCTGCAGCCCCTCGCCGACGGCATCAAGCTCTTCCTCAAGGAAGACATGATGCCCCTCGCCGTTGCGCGGCCCCTCTTCATCATCGCCCCCATGATCGCGCTCGTCTGCGCCATGGTCTCGATCTCTGTCGTTCCCTTCGGTGCCCTGACCCTCGTCAAGGGCGTCGATATCTTCCAGGTCGCGAACGTCAACATCGCTCTTCTCGTCATCCTCGGCATCACGAGCATTGGCGTCTACGGCATTGCGCTCTCCGGCTGGAGTTCGAACAATAAGTTCGCCCTGCTCGGCTCGCTCCGCGCCACCTCGCAGATGATCTCCTACGAACTCGCCCTGGGCCTCTCGCTCGTCGGCGTCGTCCTCCGGTCCGGTTCGCTCAACCTTCGCGACATCGTCGACTCCCAGGCCGCTCACGGCGCTCTATCCTGGAACGTCTTCGGCGGCTTCCAGATCGTCGCCTTCTTCATCTACCTCATCAGCGCCTATGCCGAAGCCAATCGCTCTCCCTTCGATCTTCCCGAGGCCGAATCCGAGTTGGTCGCCGGTTACCACACTGAGTACTCGTCGATGAAGTTCGCCATGTTCTTCATGGCCGAATACGCCAACATGATCACCATCAGCTGCGTCGCTACGCTGCTCTTCTTTGGCGGAGCCTCCAGCCCTTTCGGTCATCTTTTCCCGGCTTTCGGCGGCATCTACGTCCAGGCTGCGCTCTCGGTCTTCTGGTTCGTCTTCAAGATCTTCTCGTTCCTCTTCCTCTTCATCTGGGTCCGCTCCACGCTTCCCCGCTTCCGTTACGACCAGCTCATGAGCTTCGGCTGGAAGTTCCTGATGCCGGTCGCGATGGCCAACATCATCGTCACCTCGCTCGTCATGGCTCTCAAGGCGCGCTAA
- the nuoK gene encoding NADH-quinone oxidoreductase subunit NuoK yields the protein MAPVPIAYYLVLAAILFSIGACSFLIKRNIVTIFMSIELMLNAVNLTFVAFAHMWHQVQGQIFVFFVMVVAAAEAAVGLAIIIAIFRTRQTLNVDQINLMKN from the coding sequence ATGGCTCCCGTACCCATCGCTTACTATCTCGTCCTCGCCGCCATCCTCTTCTCCATCGGGGCGTGCTCGTTCCTCATCAAGCGCAACATCGTCACCATCTTCATGTCGATCGAGCTGATGCTCAACGCCGTCAACCTCACCTTCGTCGCCTTCGCCCACATGTGGCACCAAGTCCAGGGACAGATCTTCGTCTTCTTCGTCATGGTCGTAGCCGCCGCCGAAGCCGCCGTCGGACTCGCGATCATTATCGCCATCTTCCGCACGCGCCAGACCCTCAACGTTGACCAGATCAACCTCATGAAGAATTAG
- the nuoF gene encoding NADH-quinone oxidoreductase subunit NuoF: protein MPTLVSHPEETIVLKKRFGQGAADIDKYIELDGYKAVQLAISQGPEMSNWIINTMKASGLRGRGGAGFPTGLKWSFVPKNDKDKYVLVNGDESEPGTCKDHVIFLHDPHAVIEGTMIAGLAIGAKMGFIYLRGEYRYLLKIMEKAVADAYAKGYLGKNIFGSGIDFDIVTQTGAGAYEVGEESALMESLEGKRGVPRIKPPFPAVVGLYGGPTVINNAETIASAPHILLMGGEAYAKLGSERNGGTRLFGISGHVEKPGIYELPMGYNLKKAIYEVAGGIKGGKQLKAVVPGGSSCPVLLPDEIDVGLDFDQMGKAGTMLGSGGIVVLDETVSIVEFALRTIAFYQHESCGWCIPCREGTDWIKKTLTRVHAGGGNKKDIDNVQYLAENMLGRTFCPLGDAAAMPTLGFVKKFRKEFEEYVEGKRVEHPLIAIKPVGELAGAAH from the coding sequence ATGCCCACACTCGTCTCTCACCCCGAAGAAACCATCGTCCTGAAGAAGCGCTTCGGCCAGGGCGCAGCCGACATCGACAAGTACATCGAGCTCGATGGCTACAAGGCCGTGCAGCTCGCCATCTCGCAAGGCCCGGAGATGTCGAACTGGATCATCAACACCATGAAGGCATCCGGCCTTCGCGGCCGCGGTGGCGCAGGCTTCCCCACCGGCCTCAAGTGGTCCTTCGTCCCCAAGAACGACAAGGACAAGTACGTCCTGGTCAACGGCGACGAGTCCGAACCCGGCACCTGCAAGGATCACGTCATCTTCCTGCACGACCCGCACGCGGTCATCGAAGGCACCATGATCGCCGGCCTCGCCATCGGCGCGAAGATGGGCTTCATCTACCTGCGCGGCGAGTATCGTTACCTCCTCAAGATCATGGAAAAGGCCGTCGCCGACGCCTACGCCAAGGGCTATCTCGGCAAGAACATCTTCGGCTCCGGCATCGACTTCGACATCGTCACCCAGACCGGCGCAGGCGCCTATGAAGTCGGCGAAGAGTCCGCCCTCATGGAGTCGCTCGAAGGCAAGCGCGGCGTTCCCCGCATCAAGCCCCCCTTCCCCGCCGTCGTCGGCCTCTACGGCGGACCCACCGTCATCAACAACGCCGAGACCATCGCCAGCGCCCCGCACATCCTGCTCATGGGCGGCGAGGCCTACGCCAAGCTCGGCTCCGAGCGCAACGGCGGCACGCGCCTCTTCGGCATCTCCGGACACGTCGAAAAGCCCGGCATCTACGAGCTCCCCATGGGCTACAACCTCAAGAAAGCCATCTATGAAGTCGCTGGCGGCATCAAGGGCGGCAAGCAGCTCAAGGCCGTCGTCCCCGGCGGCTCGTCCTGCCCGGTCCTTCTGCCCGATGAGATCGACGTAGGCCTCGACTTCGACCAGATGGGCAAAGCGGGCACCATGCTCGGCTCCGGCGGCATCGTCGTCCTCGATGAAACCGTCTCCATCGTCGAGTTCGCCCTCCGCACCATCGCCTTCTACCAGCATGAATCCTGCGGTTGGTGCATCCCCTGCCGCGAGGGCACGGACTGGATCAAGAAGACCCTCACCCGCGTTCACGCCGGGGGAGGCAACAAGAAGGACATCGACAACGTCCAGTACCTCGCCGAAAACATGCTCGGCCGCACCTTCTGCCCACTCGGCGACGCCGCCGCGATGCCGACATTAGGCTTCGTCAAGAAGTTCCGCAAGGAGTTCGAGGAGTACGTCGAGGGCAAGCGTGTCGAACACCCGCTCATCGCCATCAAGCCCGTGGGCGAGTTGGCCGGGGCAGCACACTGA
- a CDS encoding NADH-quinone oxidoreductase subunit C: MEAAPDPKKLLGTEAVFAAFPENAACIALKDLATDAKFDRNEFTLTVPAESIIEACKAVQAAGYNFFEDCTAVDWYPSEPRFQISYHIVSHRLKQRIRLAVRLEGAVPSVPTITGVWPSANFYEREVFDLFGIDFPGHPNLKRIMMPDDWNGNPLRKDYPVEGYR; this comes from the coding sequence ATGGAAGCCGCACCCGACCCAAAGAAGCTCCTCGGCACCGAAGCCGTCTTCGCCGCCTTCCCTGAGAACGCCGCCTGTATCGCGCTCAAGGATCTCGCCACCGACGCCAAGTTCGACCGCAACGAGTTCACCCTCACCGTCCCCGCCGAGAGCATCATCGAGGCCTGTAAGGCCGTACAGGCTGCCGGCTACAACTTCTTCGAAGACTGTACCGCCGTCGACTGGTACCCCTCCGAACCCCGCTTTCAGATCAGCTACCACATCGTCTCGCATCGCCTGAAGCAGCGCATCCGTCTCGCGGTCCGTCTCGAAGGCGCTGTTCCGTCGGTTCCCACCATTACCGGCGTATGGCCCTCCGCCAACTTTTACGAGCGCGAAGTCTTCGACCTCTTCGGCATCGACTTCCCCGGCCATCCCAACCTCAAGCGCATCATGATGCCCGACGACTGGAACGGCAACCCGCTCCGCAAGGACTATCCCGTGGAGGGCTACCGCTAA
- a CDS encoding molybdopterin-dependent oxidoreductase, whose amino-acid sequence MPDVTFTVDGTKLTAPAGTLLIEACKSAGIEIPAFCYYPGLSLQAACRMCVVRIEKMPKLQTACTTPVAEGMVVQTETPEIAQARKATLQLLLGNHPLDCPVCDAGGECELQDMTFKYGAAESFYAEPKNHREEQKWSPVVYFDRPRCILCYRCVRMCGEGMDVFALGIQNRGSSSVIAPNIPALQSPDDLAHVDCEQCGMCIDACPVGALTSGTYRYKTRPWEMNHVPTVCTHCGDGCKTTLGVRSTTDGSEIVRGDNRDKSGINGDFLCNKGRYAFDFANSEQRITTPMIRQNGTLTPVSWEAALDFAGKKLRELRDTRGGKSIGVIGSNRLTNEENYLLQKFARTVLQTSNIDHHRTADYVSFAQALSGTTGRVASQHDTANAKAVLIVGGDPTNENPLTAWNLRSDVRQNAARLHIANHQQIKLTRQAKTFVQVSDLGYGAFAAYLAGDDASAANAAADAASLSKFRDAVKAEESLLILIGSELRGADLKRLIDFGLTIPGAKFALLSDYVNSRGAADMGVLPDMLPGYVPAPTAGLDLLEIFDAAAKGDLSALYVVGANPVLRYDIDPATLKNTFLVVQEMFLTETAAIADVVLPAANLYEKSGSVTNSYGDLQAVKKAADRAGVRTDFEMIVRIADKMGAAVKDLVPFGKGTRADMGQTRGAQSGEADRHAIWLTANNLEPRLSPFDPAAILDEIQRTVPGYDKLLRLQFLSGNDQNIAPNAPAPLVQIGTRRDLVLPAKDKLFTSGTLGRYSPMLDDLQVNDARLAAQKLVQIDNQTAAD is encoded by the coding sequence ATGCCAGACGTAACCTTCACCGTCGACGGAACCAAGCTTACCGCCCCCGCGGGCACCCTCCTCATCGAGGCCTGCAAGTCCGCCGGCATCGAGATCCCAGCCTTCTGCTACTACCCCGGCCTCTCGCTCCAGGCCGCATGCCGCATGTGCGTCGTGCGCATCGAGAAGATGCCCAAGCTCCAGACCGCATGCACCACGCCGGTCGCCGAGGGCATGGTCGTCCAGACCGAGACCCCCGAGATCGCCCAGGCCCGCAAGGCCACCCTGCAACTCCTGCTCGGCAACCACCCCCTCGACTGCCCCGTCTGCGACGCCGGCGGCGAGTGCGAGCTGCAGGACATGACCTTCAAGTACGGCGCCGCAGAATCCTTCTACGCCGAGCCCAAGAACCACCGCGAAGAGCAGAAGTGGTCGCCCGTAGTCTACTTCGACCGCCCGCGCTGCATCCTCTGCTACCGCTGCGTCCGCATGTGCGGCGAAGGCATGGACGTCTTCGCCCTCGGTATCCAGAACCGCGGCTCCTCGTCCGTCATCGCCCCCAACATCCCCGCCCTCCAGTCCCCCGACGACCTCGCCCACGTCGACTGCGAGCAGTGCGGCATGTGCATCGACGCCTGCCCCGTCGGCGCCCTCACCTCCGGCACCTACCGCTACAAGACCCGGCCCTGGGAGATGAACCACGTCCCCACTGTCTGCACGCACTGCGGCGACGGATGCAAGACCACACTAGGCGTCCGCTCCACGACAGATGGAAGCGAGATCGTCCGTGGCGACAACCGCGACAAGTCCGGCATCAACGGCGACTTCCTCTGCAACAAGGGCCGCTACGCCTTCGACTTCGCCAACTCCGAGCAGCGCATCACCACTCCCATGATCCGCCAGAACGGCACCCTCACCCCCGTCTCCTGGGAAGCCGCACTCGACTTCGCCGGCAAGAAGCTCCGTGAACTCCGCGACACCCGCGGCGGCAAGAGCATCGGCGTCATCGGCTCCAACCGCCTCACCAACGAGGAGAACTACCTCCTCCAGAAGTTCGCGCGCACCGTCCTTCAGACTAGCAACATCGACCATCACCGCACTGCCGATTACGTGTCGTTTGCCCAGGCCCTCAGCGGCACCACCGGTCGCGTAGCCTCGCAGCACGACACTGCAAACGCCAAGGCCGTCCTCATCGTCGGCGGCGATCCCACCAACGAGAACCCGCTCACCGCCTGGAACCTCCGCTCCGATGTCCGCCAGAACGCAGCCCGCCTGCACATCGCGAACCATCAGCAGATCAAGCTCACCCGCCAGGCCAAGACCTTCGTGCAGGTGTCGGACCTCGGCTACGGAGCCTTCGCCGCCTACCTCGCCGGCGACGACGCCTCCGCCGCCAACGCCGCAGCGGACGCCGCTTCCCTGTCGAAGTTTCGCGACGCCGTCAAGGCCGAGGAATCCCTCCTCATCCTCATCGGCTCCGAGCTGCGCGGCGCGGATCTCAAGCGCCTCATCGACTTCGGCCTCACCATCCCCGGCGCGAAGTTCGCCCTGCTCTCCGACTACGTCAACTCGCGCGGCGCAGCCGACATGGGCGTCCTTCCCGACATGCTCCCCGGCTACGTTCCCGCACCTACCGCAGGCCTCGACCTCCTAGAGATCTTCGACGCCGCCGCCAAGGGCGATCTCTCCGCCCTCTACGTCGTCGGAGCCAACCCGGTCCTGCGCTACGACATCGACCCCGCCACGCTCAAGAACACCTTCCTCGTCGTCCAGGAGATGTTCCTCACCGAGACCGCGGCCATCGCGGACGTCGTCCTGCCCGCCGCCAACCTCTACGAGAAGTCCGGTTCCGTCACCAACAGCTACGGCGACCTGCAAGCCGTCAAGAAGGCTGCCGACCGCGCAGGTGTCCGCACCGACTTCGAGATGATCGTCCGCATCGCCGACAAGATGGGTGCCGCCGTCAAGGATCTCGTGCCCTTCGGCAAAGGCACCCGCGCAGACATGGGCCAGACCCGCGGCGCACAGTCCGGCGAGGCCGATCGCCACGCCATCTGGCTCACCGCCAACAACCTCGAGCCGCGCCTCAGCCCGTTCGATCCCGCCGCCATCCTCGACGAGATCCAGCGCACCGTCCCCGGTTACGACAAGCTCCTTCGCCTCCAGTTCTTGAGCGGAAACGACCAGAACATCGCCCCCAACGCGCCCGCTCCGCTCGTCCAGATCGGCACCCGCCGCGACCTCGTCCTTCCTGCGAAGGACAAGCTCTTCACCTCCGGAACCCTCGGCCGCTACTCGCCCATGCTCGACGACCTCCAGGTCAACGACGCACGCCTTGCCGCCCAGAAACTCGTTCAGATCGACAACCAGACCGCAGCCGATTAA
- the nuoE gene encoding complex I 24 kDa subunit family protein — MSQVANTIFSPELAARFDHLVTIYPLKRSALIPMLLYAQDEIGYVSDAVVTEIAQRIGIFELDVRNVLSYYSMLRTKPAGKYNVQVCTNISCMLRGGYELLDHCKHKLGIGHKEVTPDGLFSLEEVECIGACCWAPAVQVNYDFHDDLTPAKMDEVFQMYREGRGKDVK; from the coding sequence GTGAGTCAAGTCGCCAACACAATATTCTCGCCGGAGCTCGCAGCCCGCTTCGACCACCTCGTCACCATCTATCCGCTGAAGCGGTCAGCGCTCATCCCTATGCTGCTCTACGCGCAGGATGAGATCGGCTACGTCTCCGACGCCGTCGTCACCGAGATCGCCCAGCGCATCGGCATCTTCGAGCTCGACGTGCGCAACGTCCTCAGCTACTACTCCATGCTCCGCACCAAGCCCGCGGGCAAGTACAACGTGCAGGTCTGCACGAATATTAGTTGTATGCTTCGCGGTGGATACGAGCTCCTCGACCACTGCAAGCACAAGCTCGGCATCGGTCACAAGGAAGTCACCCCCGATGGCCTCTTCTCGCTCGAAGAAGTCGAGTGCATCGGCGCCTGCTGCTGGGCCCCCGCCGTGCAGGTCAACTACGACTTCCACGACGATCTCACCCCCGCCAAGATGGACGAGGTCTTCCAGATGTATCGCGAAGGCCGTGGAAAGGATGTGAAGTAA
- a CDS encoding NADH-quinone oxidoreductase subunit J family protein encodes MQLALFLIFGLLAIAAALNLLLQRHPINSALSLVVVMMSLAVLYWSLGAEFLAAAQVIVYSGAIMVLFVFVIMLLNAGEEEKTDGSKIAYIAGFPGAAAIFCLLSFVFLSERKALGTSYVGEYLTGAVSNIQEISTVLFTRLLLPFEVTSVLILVAILGAVVLARKEQ; translated from the coding sequence ATGCAACTCGCACTCTTCCTCATCTTCGGCCTGCTCGCCATCGCGGCTGCCCTCAACCTGCTGCTGCAGCGCCACCCCATCAATTCGGCGCTCTCGCTGGTCGTGGTCATGATGTCGCTTGCCGTCCTCTACTGGTCGCTCGGCGCGGAGTTCCTCGCCGCCGCGCAGGTCATCGTCTATTCCGGTGCCATTATGGTGCTGTTCGTCTTCGTCATCATGCTGTTGAACGCGGGTGAAGAAGAAAAAACCGACGGATCGAAGATCGCCTACATTGCCGGATTCCCCGGTGCCGCCGCCATCTTCTGCCTGCTCTCCTTCGTCTTCCTCTCGGAGCGCAAGGCACTCGGTACCTCCTACGTGGGCGAGTACCTCACCGGAGCCGTCTCGAACATCCAGGAGATCTCCACCGTTCTCTTCACCCGGCTCCTTCTTCCCTTCGAAGTCACCAGCGTGCTCATCCTGGTAGCCATTCTGGGCGCGGTCGTCCTCGCGCGGAAGGAACAGTAA
- the nuoD gene encoding NADH dehydrogenase (quinone) subunit D translates to MPPTYAPDMINPGVDDVLADAKRHHDTEAPKDHTMVINMGPQHPSTHGVLRLVLEIDGEAVVSLAPDIGYLHTGIEKTCEAKFYQQVVPLTDRIDYLCPMTNNLAYCLAVEKLLALEIPERAQYLRVLLNELTRIQSHLVWLGTHAMDIGALTVFLYCFREREDILRIFESVAGQRMMTSYFRIGGLSLEPPLDFYEKVKDFLAIMPDRIQQYENLLTGNPIWIGRLKGVGHLSPEDAIALGVTGPPLRASGVDWDARRDMPYSSYEKFTFNVPVSQVGDVWARYEVRMLEMHESVKICKQAMEFLAALPADAPITADAPKIVLPNREQMKTQMESLIHHFKIVTEGFAVPAGEVFQAVESPRGLMGYYVVSDGTAKPYRVHMRNPSFATLQALETMCKGRMLADVVAVIGSIDIVLGEIDR, encoded by the coding sequence ATGCCGCCAACCTACGCACCCGACATGATCAACCCCGGCGTCGACGACGTCCTCGCCGACGCCAAGCGCCACCACGACACCGAAGCGCCCAAAGACCACACCATGGTCATCAACATGGGTCCGCAGCACCCGTCCACCCACGGCGTTCTCCGTCTCGTGCTCGAAATCGACGGTGAAGCCGTCGTCTCCCTCGCCCCCGATATCGGCTACCTCCACACCGGCATCGAGAAAACCTGCGAGGCCAAGTTCTATCAGCAGGTCGTTCCCCTCACCGATCGCATCGACTACCTCTGTCCGATGACGAACAACCTCGCCTACTGTCTCGCCGTCGAGAAGCTCCTCGCCCTTGAGATCCCCGAGCGCGCCCAGTATCTCCGCGTCCTGCTCAACGAGCTCACCCGCATCCAGTCGCACCTCGTCTGGCTCGGCACGCACGCCATGGACATCGGCGCACTCACCGTCTTCCTCTATTGCTTCCGCGAGCGCGAAGACATCCTCCGCATCTTCGAATCCGTAGCCGGTCAGCGCATGATGACCAGCTACTTCCGCATCGGTGGCCTTTCGCTGGAGCCCCCCCTCGACTTCTACGAGAAGGTCAAAGACTTCCTGGCCATCATGCCGGACCGCATCCAGCAGTACGAGAACCTCCTCACCGGCAACCCCATCTGGATCGGCCGTCTCAAGGGCGTGGGTCACCTCTCGCCCGAGGACGCCATCGCCCTCGGCGTCACCGGCCCCCCACTCCGCGCCTCCGGCGTTGACTGGGATGCACGCCGCGACATGCCCTACTCCAGCTACGAGAAGTTCACCTTCAACGTGCCCGTCTCGCAGGTCGGAGACGTCTGGGCCCGGTACGAAGTCCGCATGCTCGAGATGCATGAGTCGGTCAAGATCTGCAAGCAGGCCATGGAGTTCCTCGCCGCCCTGCCCGCCGACGCGCCGATCACCGCCGACGCCCCCAAAATCGTTCTGCCCAACCGCGAGCAGATGAAGACCCAGATGGAGTCGCTCATCCATCACTTCAAGATCGTCACCGAAGGCTTTGCCGTCCCCGCCGGAGAGGTCTTCCAGGCCGTCGAAAGCCCACGCGGCCTCATGGGCTACTACGTCGTCTCGGACGGCACCGCCAAGCCTTACCGCGTCCACATGCGCAACCCGTCCTTCGCCACCCTGCAAGCCCTCGAAACGATGTGCAAGGGCCGCATGCTGGCCGACGTCGTTGCCGTTATCGGCTCCATCGACATTGTCCTCGGGGAAATTGACCGCTAA
- a CDS encoding transcriptional regulator, with protein MPKPGKEVGFSPEVFLEAKLHTELWTSWASLLRSYAAAHGLNTTHHAVVEVGPDEITLRVNSKWLKFHHRTMQYSDGRKCAFALTEHGTVLTAAGKDKQEEEMDIAAERLAREMMQ; from the coding sequence GTGCCAAAACCTGGCAAGGAAGTGGGCTTCAGCCCTGAGGTATTCCTGGAAGCTAAACTTCACACCGAACTCTGGACCTCCTGGGCTTCCCTGCTCCGCTCTTACGCAGCCGCCCACGGTCTCAACACTACGCACCACGCCGTAGTCGAAGTTGGCCCTGATGAGATCACCCTCCGGGTCAACAGCAAGTGGCTCAAGTTCCACCATCGCACCATGCAGTACAGCGACGGACGCAAATGCGCCTTCGCCCTCACCGAACACGGAACCGTCCTGACCGCAGCCGGTAAGGACAAGCAGGAAGAAGAGATGGACATCGCAGCCGAGCGGCTGGCACGGGAGATGATGCAGTGA